One segment of Rosa chinensis cultivar Old Blush chromosome 6, RchiOBHm-V2, whole genome shotgun sequence DNA contains the following:
- the LOC121049819 gene encoding uncharacterized protein LOC121049819 — protein sequence MVSKYHIYDVVPFNKPDSPHFQNMLTTAGNLGPGVKLPTSYEIQTCYLENEYTEMKRYVDTHRETWKIYGCTIMCDGWTGPTKMSILNFMVYSKGSTVFLKSVDASHMKKNAQYIELLLDEIIQDVGPENVVQIVTDNASAFKKAGRELQKKCPLFWIRCAAHCIDLIFEDIGKQETVSTVVKWAQSVTNYIYNHGWVLAEMRSITKGDLIRPGKTRFATNHIAIDSILKKNLI from the exons ATGGTGTCCAAATACCACATATATGATGTTGTCCCTTTTAACAAACCTGATTCTCCACATTTCCAAAACATGTTGACTACAGCTGGAAATCTAG GTCCTGGTGTAAAGCTTCCTACCTCCTATGAAATTCAGACTTGTTACTTAGAGAATGAGTACACAGAAATGAAAAGGTATGTGGATACTCACAGAGAAACCTGGAAAATATATGGATGCACTATCATGTGTGATGGATGGACTGGCccaaccaaaatgtctattctaaATTTCATGGTGTATTCAAAAGGTTCAACTGTGTTTTTGAAGTCTGTAGATGCTTCACATATGAAAAAAAATGCTCAGTACATAGAACTATTGTTAGATGAGATTATCCAAGATGTTGGACCAGAAAATGTTGTCCAGATTGTCACTGACAATGCATCAGCATTTAAAAAGGCCGGAAGGGAACTACAGAAAAAATGTCCGCTGTTCTGGATCCGGTGTGCTGCCCACTGCATCGATTTGATATTTGAAGATATTGGGAAGCAAGAGACTGTTTCCACTGTCGTCAAATGGGCTCAAAGTGTAACTAACTACATCTACAATCATGGTTGGGTACTGGCTGAAATGAGGAGCATCACGAAGGGAGATTTGATTCGACCGGGTAAAACTCGATTTGCGACAAATCACATTGCCATCGACAGCATTTTGAAGAAGAATCTGATTTGA